A single region of the Equus przewalskii isolate Varuska chromosome 26, EquPr2, whole genome shotgun sequence genome encodes:
- the PIERCE1 gene encoding piercer of microtubule wall 1 protein — MSDGNPQECAEPVEAKAQAPPEKTSDYYCVHEDLPLRFNNPAWFRGYRSKEPASVYRTSNQTYGSRAPTVHEMPKVFYPNSNKFSRQLAAGGMFQNNTFNVFMEKSIVTGPDNYITSYDRLNFHPSYNVNKPSICH; from the exons ATGTCGGACGGGAACCCCCAAGAGTGCGCCGAGCCCGTGGAGGCCAAGGCCCAGGCACCCCCGGAGAAAACCAGCGACTACTACTGTGTACACGAGGACCTGCCGCTCAGGTTCAACAACCCCGCGTGGTTTCGGGGCTACAG GAGCAAGGAGCCCGCCTCAGTGTACAGGACCAGTAACCAAACTTACGGGAGCCGGGCCCCCACGGTGCATGAGATGCCG AAAGTATTTTATCCAAATTCGAATAAATTTTCCAGACAACTTGCAGCAGGTGGAATGTTCCAGAACAATACTTTCAACGTCTTCATGGAGAAGAGCATCGTGACGGGTCCCGACAACTACATCACCTCCTACGACCGGCTCAACTTCCACCCCAGTTACAACGTCAACAAGCCGTCCATCTGCCACTGA